The following proteins are encoded in a genomic region of Dioscorea cayenensis subsp. rotundata cultivar TDr96_F1 chromosome 8, TDr96_F1_v2_PseudoChromosome.rev07_lg8_w22 25.fasta, whole genome shotgun sequence:
- the LOC120267849 gene encoding disease resistance protein Pik-1-like — translation MFLFKVMAKCFGGSSAVQPGSRKQKIVLKVEMEDIKKRSKVLKNIVCCHGVYSVALERNENNKVAVVGEGIDPVSLIQKFRNEMGDVQLISVTIVQEKN, via the exons ATGTTCTTGTTCAAAGTGATGGCAAAGTGTTTTGGGGGAAGTTCAGCAGTTCAACCAGGATCTAGAAAG caaAAGATTGTGCTGAAGGTGGAAATGGAGGATATAAAGAAGAGATCCAAAGTTTTGAAGAATATTGTTTGCTGCCATG GTGTTTACTCTGTAGCGTTAGaaaggaatgaaaataataaagtagCTGTTGTTGGTGAGGGAATTGATCCAGTGAGTCTCATTCAGAAATTTAGGAATGAGATGGGTGATGTGCAGTTGATTTCTGTTACTATTGTTCAAGAGAAGAActga
- the LOC120267860 gene encoding disease resistance protein Pik-1-like, producing the protein MDNFFQCFHLRPRVQASNGKKEVVLRVQMENTEKRSKVMKCLVKWHGVISVSLKGKENNEIAFVGEGIDPVSITQKLRKKMGSVEMLKVAAPDKDKDKDKDKEKEADINKPPWIYYPPLPQPIYSNSEPTCSIL; encoded by the exons atggataatttttttcaatgctTTCATCTACGCCCAAGAGTTCAAGCAAGCAATGGAaag AAAGAGGTTGTGTTGAGGGTGCAAATGGAGAATACCGAGAAGCGATCTAAAGTTATGAAGTGCTTGGTTAAATGGCATG GTGTTATCTCTGTGTCATTGAAAGGGAAGGAAAACAATGAAATAGCATTTGTTGGAGAAGGGATTGATCCTGTGAGCATCACTCAAAAACTTAGGAAGAAAATGGGTTCTGTAGAGATGCTCAAGGTTGCAGCTCCGGACAAGGACAAGGACAAGGACAAGGACAAGGAAAAAGAGGCTGATATAAATAAACCTCCTTGGATTTATTATCCACCACTACCACAACCAATATACTCTAACAGTGAACCAACTTGTTCCATTTTGTAA